The proteins below come from a single Mycolicibacterium sp. TY81 genomic window:
- a CDS encoding MFS transporter: MSLPELAATRAAAAGAVAWVLIRRNTKQRNMFHAHAAWPTGVPEERVSRNGIQDTRESSRVEAHVKSRWSVFAAYGLLAAATQALVVNYAPVTGDAARHFGVSIAAIGWLSQVFPLIYVLLAIPAGLALDRFFRPALIAGAVLTAAGAFLRLVAGDFTWTLIGQMVAAVGQPFVLNAIPGLAVSYLAVKDRATGIAAASSATFGGMVVGYLLGACLPGENHIHTLTVITALLALDAGLCLLAALRFAQPLGGPESIRTTGGLRAFRTAFGNRYLRRLCAVVAIPMGTFIALATFVQPLLEPSGVSESTAGLVLAVTMIAGVIGCAVVPVWADRHRREVQIMGVGIGFTAVACLHLALAPSTTMAFLTLIGVGFVLLPALPIVLALSERHAPDAESTAAGLIWMAGNLGGVVIATAVGLLVTHPATAFLTLAAATLIAMPALRWFDRLQRHETAP, from the coding sequence ATGAGTCTGCCCGAGTTGGCGGCCACGCGTGCCGCTGCCGCAGGTGCCGTCGCGTGGGTCTTGATTCGACGTAATACCAAACAGCGCAATATGTTTCATGCTCATGCCGCATGGCCCACGGGTGTCCCGGAAGAACGGGTGAGCCGCAACGGCATCCAGGACACGCGCGAAAGCTCCCGCGTCGAGGCGCACGTGAAGAGCCGGTGGTCGGTCTTCGCCGCGTACGGGCTCCTGGCCGCCGCCACGCAGGCACTCGTGGTGAACTACGCGCCCGTGACCGGCGACGCGGCCCGGCATTTCGGCGTGTCAATCGCCGCAATCGGTTGGCTGTCACAGGTTTTCCCGCTGATCTACGTGCTGCTCGCCATACCCGCAGGCCTGGCACTCGATCGGTTCTTCCGCCCGGCCCTCATCGCAGGCGCGGTACTCACCGCGGCCGGCGCGTTCCTGCGGCTGGTCGCCGGTGACTTCACCTGGACGCTGATCGGACAAATGGTCGCAGCGGTGGGTCAGCCCTTCGTCCTCAACGCGATCCCCGGCCTCGCCGTCAGCTACCTCGCCGTAAAGGACCGCGCCACCGGCATCGCCGCCGCGTCCTCCGCCACGTTCGGTGGGATGGTCGTGGGATATCTGCTCGGCGCGTGCCTCCCGGGCGAAAACCACATCCACACCTTGACCGTCATCACTGCACTGCTCGCCCTGGACGCCGGGCTGTGTCTCCTGGCGGCGCTTCGCTTCGCACAGCCACTGGGCGGTCCAGAGTCCATTCGCACGACTGGAGGACTTCGGGCCTTCCGCACCGCATTCGGCAACCGCTATCTGCGGCGCTTGTGCGCGGTCGTCGCCATCCCGATGGGCACGTTCATCGCACTCGCCACCTTCGTACAGCCACTGCTCGAGCCCTCGGGTGTCTCAGAATCGACCGCCGGCCTCGTTTTGGCCGTCACCATGATTGCCGGGGTCATCGGCTGCGCCGTCGTACCGGTGTGGGCCGACCGGCACCGCCGGGAAGTCCAGATCATGGGCGTCGGAATCGGTTTCACCGCGGTGGCGTGCCTACACCTGGCGCTGGCACCCAGTACGACGATGGCCTTCCTCACCCTGATCGGGGTGGGCTTCGTGCTACTGCCGGCGCTGCCCATCGTGCTCGCCTTGAGTGAGCGCCACGCTCCCGATGCCGAGAGCACCGCGGCGGGACTCATCTGGATGGCCGGCAATCTGGGCGGCGTCGTCATCGCCACCGCCGTCGGATTGCTCGTCACGCATCCCGCGACCGCTTTCCTCACTCTGGCCGCGGCGACCCTCATCGCGATGCCGGCACTTCGCTGGTTCGACCGACTACAGCGCCACGAAACTGCCCCCTGA